The DNA region CCAAGGTTCTCTCGCTCTATCCGTCGAGCCTGGATGCGCTGATGCCGCATGTCGACGAATTCCGCTCGACGCTCAATCTCGCGGTGACGCATTCGGAATATTCCTCGAAATCGGCCCGCGCAGAATGGTCGCGCCAGCTCGGCGTGCCCGTGCTCGACGAATACTCCTCGGAGGAAGCAACCCGCATCGCGCTCGAGATGCCTGATGGACAGTATTACGTCTGCGAGGACACCGTGCATCTCGACGTGCTCGATCCCATCACGATGCAGCCGCAGACAGCCGGCCAGTCCGGCATCGCCGTCATCACCAACCTCCTGAACGAAGCCATGCCGTTCATCCGCTACGTCCAGGGCGACTACATCACCCTGCCGGAGAAGCCATTGGCGTCCGACATCAACTGGTCGCAGATCGCGAGCATCGACGGCCGGCTCAACGACGCCTTCGTCAATCGCGACGGCCGCAAGGTCCCCGCCGGCAGCATCCTGGATGCGACCTATCGCTGGATGTTCGACTGCAACCTGCATCTGGCGCAGTTCGAGATCGTGCAGCTTGGCGTCGATCGGGTCGATGCGAGGGTCGTGCTCGGCCAGGATACGCCGCTGGCGCGGCTCAATGCCTCGGTTGCGCATCTGGAGGACCTGCTCGCGGCCTGCCTCGAGCATCCGGTGCAGGTGAAGGCCCACGCGCTCGACGTGTTCCCGGCTCGTGTCGGCAAGCGTCGCCCGATCCGCCGTGAGATGGCGTAAGCCGCTGAACGCGGGGAGGATAGTGCCATGACCCAGTCGTTGAACCGTATCGCTGCCATGACGGCGCGCTATTATTACATCCTGCGCTCGTCATGGCTCCGGCTGCTCGAGATCGTCTACTGGCCGGCGATGCAGATGATGGTGTGGGGTTTCCTCTACACCTACCTCTATCAAAGCAAGTCGGCGATGGCGTCCACCGCCGGCCTGCTGCTCGGCGCGGTGCTGCTCTGGGACGTGCTGTTCCGTGGCCAGCTCGGCTTCACCTTCACGTTCCTGGAGGAGATCTGGTCGCGCAACCTCGCGAACCTGATGATGTCGCCGCTCAAGCCGAGCGAGCTTGCCGCATCGCTGATGCTGATGAGCCTGTTCCGGCTGTTGATCGGCACCATCCCGGTGACCGTGCTCACGCTGCTGCTGTTCGACTTCAACATCTATGCGCTCGGACCGGGACTGATCGTGTTCTTCCTCATCCTGGTGCTGACCAGCTGGGCGATCGGCCTCGTCGTCGCCGGCCTCGTGATCCGCCAGGGTCTCGGCGCCGAAAGCCTGGCCTACTCGGTCATGATCGTGCTGCTGCCGCTGTGCTGCGTCTACTATCCCGTCGAGGCGCTGCCCGCCTGGCTGCATCCGATCGCCTGGTCGCTGACACCGACCTATGTGTTCGAGGGCATGCGCGCCGTGCTGCTCGACGGCAGCTTCCGCGTCGACCTCGCAATCGAGGGTCTCGCGCTCAACGTCGTCTATCTCGCTCTCGGCTTCACAACGTTCGTCGTCCTGCTGCAGAGTGCCCGCCATCGCGGCGGCCTGCTCACCATGGGCGAGTAAGGGAGGATACTTTCATGAGCCGCATCATGCCATTCATTCCGGGCAAGCGCCCGACTGCTGCACCGGCGAATGTCACCCCGGTGCAGGACAACGCTCCGACGCAGGTCGCAACCGATGAGGCGCCGGC from Bradyrhizobium genosp. L includes:
- a CDS encoding ABC transporter permease; amino-acid sequence: MTQSLNRIAAMTARYYYILRSSWLRLLEIVYWPAMQMMVWGFLYTYLYQSKSAMASTAGLLLGAVLLWDVLFRGQLGFTFTFLEEIWSRNLANLMMSPLKPSELAASLMLMSLFRLLIGTIPVTVLTLLLFDFNIYALGPGLIVFFLILVLTSWAIGLVVAGLVIRQGLGAESLAYSVMIVLLPLCCVYYPVEALPAWLHPIAWSLTPTYVFEGMRAVLLDGSFRVDLAIEGLALNVVYLALGFTTFVVLLQSARHRGGLLTMGE
- a CDS encoding phenylacetate--CoA ligase family protein; translated protein: MTPSVATLVTDDSDLALAPASDHAAASLAPAAPQRQFWETEHTRPDFEPSNEAAPELVAATRNYLGECMRHPYLPVAEIRAKQFARIKELVELAYREIPVYRNKYDAAGFKPEHLRDYDDIQKIPVITKPELVAAFPDQCVNKKYKPEHLFPTRSSGSSGQTLLIRVDYDAVITDTIQGVRQFAMQSGGNYRAEDLLTHVYTVPWWFDSIGGDYPTAFISNLIPPSRVAQHLRYLGPKVLSLYPSSLDALMPHVDEFRSTLNLAVTHSEYSSKSARAEWSRQLGVPVLDEYSSEEATRIALEMPDGQYYVCEDTVHLDVLDPITMQPQTAGQSGIAVITNLLNEAMPFIRYVQGDYITLPEKPLASDINWSQIASIDGRLNDAFVNRDGRKVPAGSILDATYRWMFDCNLHLAQFEIVQLGVDRVDARVVLGQDTPLARLNASVAHLEDLLAACLEHPVQVKAHALDVFPARVGKRRPIRREMA